The Euphorbia lathyris chromosome 4, ddEupLath1.1, whole genome shotgun sequence genomic interval CTTGATTGTCATCCCTTATCTCCAACTCTACATTTGAATTAACCTGACAAGAATCACAAGGCATGATTCGGTTTTGGATCTCTTCTGTTGCAACAACTCGTTGAGTTGGCGGTTGTGAAGATTGCGAATCTGCAAATGCATCATAGAGATTTTCAGTGCTTCCATTGGTCGTCTCAACCGTAGACTGCATTTCTTCcactgaaaaacaaaaaatttcattAAAGGCGTCAGAATCCATACCTTCAATCTGCAAATCTGCTTGTTTAGTAGATTCTGCCTCAGTGGCCTTAGGCTCTTCAGAGTCAGTATCCTGTTCTTCAGCTTCCGTTTTTTGCTCTTCATAAGAGTCAACTAGTTCTGCATCAGCAACATTTTCATTAACCGCTGTTTTATTCCCATTCAATCCTTCAACCTTCAGATGATGatcaccttcttcttcttcgggtGCTTCAAGTCCAGAACTGGAGTTGGAACCAGAAAATTGTCTTCCGTCTATTGTTAAGGAAACTGTATTTGTACTGACAGAAACTTCTACAGCTCCGGACTCCTGTTCTACTTTCTTGTCCAAGGATTCTTCTAGCTTCAACTCTTGGTCTTTTCCGGTAACATGCATCGGAACCTCAAAATTAAGATCTGAATGAATTGTATCATCAATTTCCGCAACTTCACCACCAACAACTGGATGGCACGATGTTGAATCTAAATCCTTGTTATTTGCAATGCCCATGCAAGCAGTCTCAACCTCAGATTTCTCTTTCTGTAAACCAGCTTTTCCAGTATCAGTAACTTGAGTTTCATCCCTCATCTCCAACTCTACATTTAAATGAACCTGACAAGAATCACAAGGCATGCTTCGGTTTTCGATCTCTTCTGTTGCAACTTGTTGAGTTGGCGGTTGTGAAGATTGCGAATCTGCAAATTCATCATAGAGATTTTCAGTGCTTCCATTGGCCGTCTCAACCGTAGACTGCATTTCTTCcactgaaaaacaaaaaatttcattAAAGGCGTCAGAATCCATACCTTCAATCTGCAAATCTGCTTGTTTAGTAGATTCTGCTTCGGTGGCCTTAGGCTCTTCAGAGTCAGTATCCTGTTCTTCAGCTTCCGTTTTTTGCTCTTCATAAGAGTCAACTAGCTCTGCATCAGCAACATTTTCATTAACCGCTGTTTTATTCCCATTCAATCCTTCAACCTTCAGATGATGatcaccttcttcttcttcgggtGCTGCAAGTCCAGAACTGGAATTGGAACCAGAAAATTGTCTTCCATCTGTTGTTAAGGAAACTGTATCTGTACTGGCAGAAACTTCTACAGCTCCGGACTCCTGTTCTACTTTCTTGTCCAAGGATTCTTCTAGCTTCAACTCTTGGTCTTTTCCGGTAACATGCATCGGAACCTCAAAATTAGGATCTGAATGAATTGCATCAATAATTTCCGCAACTTCACCGCCAACAACTGGATGGCACGATGTTGAATCTAAATCCTTATTATTTGCAAAGTCCATGCAAGCAGTCTCAACCTCAGATTTCTCTTTCTGTAAACCAGCTTTTCCAGTATCAGTAACTTGATTGTCATCCCTTATCTCCAACTCTACATTTGAATGAACCTGACAAGAATCACAAGGCATGCTTCGGTTTTGGATCTCTTCTGTTGCAACAACTCGTTGAGTTGGCGGTTGTGAAGATTGCGAATCTGCGAATGCATCAAAGAGATTTTCAGTGCTTCCATTGGCCGTCTCAACAGTAGACTGCATCTCTTCcactgaaaaacaaaaaaaaatcattaaaggCGTCAGAATCCATACCTTCAATCTGCAAATCTGCTTGTTTAGTAGATTCACCTTCAGCGGTCTTAGGCTCTTCAGAGTTAGTATCCTGTTCTTCAGCTTCCGCTTTTTGCTCTTCATAAGAGTCAACCAGTTCTGCATCAGCAACATTTTCATTAACCGCTGTTTTACTCCCATTCAATCCTTCGACCTTCAGATGATgttcaccttcttcttcttcggctgCTTCAAGTCCAGAACTGGAATTGGAACCAGAAAATTGTCTTGCATCTCTTGTTAAGGAACCTGTATTTGTACTGGCAGAAACTTCTACAGCTCCGGACTCCTGTTCTACTTTCTTGTCCAAGGATTCTTCTAGCTTCAACTCTTGGTCTTTTCCGGTAACATGCATCGGAACCTCAAAATTAGGATCTGAATGAATTGTATCATCAATTTCCGCAACTTCACCACCAACAACTGGATGGCACGATGTTGAATCTAAATCCTTGTTATTTGCAAAGTCCATGCAAGCAGTCTCAACCTCAGCTTTCTCTTTCTGTAAACCAGCTTTTCCAGTATCAGTAACTTGATTGTCATCCCTTATCTCCAACTCTACATTTGAATGAACCTGCAAAGAATCACAAGGCATGCTTCGGTTTTCGATCTCTTCTGTTGCAACTACTCGTTGAGTTGGCGGTTGTGAAGATTGCGAATCTGCAAATGCATCATAGAGATTTTCAGTGCTTCCATTGGCCGTCTCAACAGCAGACTGCATCTCTTCcactgaaaaacaaaaaaattcattaaaGGCGTCAGAATCCATACCTTCAATCTGCAAATCTGCTTGTTTAGTAGATTCACCTTCAGCGGTCTTAGGCTCTTCAGAGTTAGTATCCTGTTCTTCAGCTTCCGCTTTTTGCTCTTCATAAGAGTCAACCAGTTCTGCATCAGCAACATTTTCATTAACCGCTGTTTTACTCCCATTCAATCCTTCAACCTTCAGATGATgttcaccttcttcttcttcggctgCTTCAAGTCCAGAACTGGAATTGGAACCAGAAAATTGTCTTCCATCTCTTGTTAAGGAACCTGTATTTGTACTGGCAGAAACTTCTACAGCTCCGGACTCCTGTTCTACTTTCTTGTCCAAGGATTCTTCTAGCTTCAACTCTTGGTCTTTTCCGGTAACATGCATCGGAACCTCAAAATTAGGATCTGAATGATTTGCATCAATAATTTCCGCAACTTCACCGCCAACAACTGGATGGCACGATGTTGAATCTAAATCCTTATTATTTGCAAAGTCCATGCAAGCAGTCTCAACCTCAGCTTTCTCTTTCTGTAAACCAGCTTTTCCAGTATCAGTAACTTGATTGTCATCCCTTATCTCCAACTCTACATTTGAATGAACCTGACAAGAATCACAAGGCATGCTTCGGTTTTCGATCTCTTCTGTTGCAACTACTCGTTGAGTTGGCGGTTGTGAAGATTGCGAATCTGCAAATGCATCATAGAGATTTTCAGTGCTTCCATTGGCCGTCTCAACAGTAGACTGCATTTCTTCcactgaaaaacaaaaaaattcattaaaGGTGTCAGAATCCATACCTTCAATCTGCAAATCTGCTTGTTTAGTAGATTCACCTTCAGCGGTCTTAGGCTCTTCAGAGTTAGTATCCTGTTCTTCAGCTTCCGCTTTTTGCTCTTCATAAGAGTCAACCAGTTCTGCATCAGCAACATTTTCATTAACCGCTGTTTTACTCCCATTCAATCCTTCAACCTTCAGATGATgttcaccttcttcttcttcggctgCTTCAAGTCCAGAACTGGAATTGGAACCAGAAAATTGTCTTCCATCTCTTGTTAAGGAACCTGTATTTGTACTGGCAGAAACTTCTACAGCTCCGGACTCCTGTTCTACTTTCTTGTCCAAGGATTCTTCTAGCTTCAACTCTTGGTCTTTTCCGGTAACATGCATCGGAACCTCAAAATTAGGATCTGAATGATTTGCATCAATAATTTCCGCAACTTCACCGCCAACAACTGGATGGCACGATGTTGAATCTAAATCCTTGTTATTTGCAATGCCCATGCAAGCAGTCTCAACCTCAGCTTTCTCTTTCTGTAGATCAGCTTTTCCAGTATCAGTAACTTGATTGTCATCACTCATCTCCAACTCTACATTTGAATGAACCTGGCAAGAATCACAAGGCATGCTTCGGTTTTGGATCTCTTCCGTTGCAACAACTCGTTGAGTTGGCAGTTGTGAAGATTGTGAATCTGCAAATGCATCATACTGATTTTCAGTGCTTCCATTGGCCGTCTCAACAGTAGACTGCAATTCTTCCActgaaaaacaaaaattttcaTTAAAGGTGTCAGAATCCATACCTTCAATGTTTGTAATAtcttcatcatccgttgatgcAACTGTTCCATCAACAGCTCCATCCAAAGATTTGGAGATCATATTGTCAATGGGATCTCTATTTGCTGAATCAGAATCTTTTTCCAAGTTGGATAATATACCACCCTTCACAACATCACTAGAATCTTTTTCCATTCTAGTTTACGTCCTGATCCATTAAagttttaaataagaaaataataacTTGGTTTGAATTGGAAAATGGGACAAATAGCTGCAAATCCCAAATATATCAGTAACATAACCTTTGACACCCTAGCATTTTCAACGAAATTAAAGCATATCACATATACTGGAATATTAATATCCATTAACAAGAAAATCCAAGTTCATTGTTCACCATCTCATCTCAATCAAATTCATGAGTCTAGAAACACTCATAAAGCTAAattcctaataataataaatatattgttcaaaaagaaaaaaagcatTATGATATTGTCTTCAGTCTTCAAAGCTTGATATTTCAAAGTTAAACCtgcatataaaat includes:
- the LOC136225848 gene encoding uncharacterized protein isoform X5, giving the protein MEKDSSDVVKGGILSNLEKDSDSANRDPIDNMISKSLDGAVDGTVASTDDEDITNIEDSQSSQLPTQRVVATEEIQNRSMPCDSCQVHSNVELEMSDDNQVTDTGKADLQKEKAEVETACMGIANNKDLDSTSCHPVVGGEVAEIIDANHSDPNFEVPMHVTGKDQELKLEESLDKKVEQESGAVEVSASTNTGSLTRDGRQFSGSNSSSGLEAAEEEEELVDSYEEQKAEAEEQDTNSEEPKTAEVEEMQSTVETANGSTENLYDAFADSQSSQPPTQRVVATEEIENRSMPCDSCQVHSNVELEIRDDNQVTDTGKAGLQKEKAEVETACMDFANNKDLDSTSCHPVVGGEVAEIIDANHSDPNFEVPMHVTGKDQELKLEESLDKKVEQESGAVEVSASTNTGSLTRDGRQFSGSNSSSGLEAAEEEEGEHHLKVEGLNGSKTAVNENVADAELVDSYEEQKAEAEEQDTNSEEPKTAEVEEMQSAVETANGSTENLYDAFADSQSSQPPTQRVVATEEIENRSMPCDSLQVHSNVELEIRDDNQVTDTGKAGLQKEKAEVETACMDFANNKDLDSTSCHPVVGGEVAEIDDTIHSDPNFEVPMHVTGKDQELKLEESLDKKVEQESGAVEVSASTNTGSLTRDARQFSGSNSSSGLEAAEEEEGEHHLKVEGLNGSKTAVNENVADAELVDSYEEQKAEAEEQDTNSEEPKTAEVEEMQSTVETANGSTENLFDAFADSQSSQPPTQRVVATEEIQNRSMPCDSCQVHSNVELEIRDDNQVTDTGKAGLQKEKSEVETACMDFANNKDLDSTSCHPVVGGEVAEIIDAIHSDPNFEVPMHVTGKDQELKLEESLDKKVEQESGAVEVSASTDTVSLTTDGRQFSGSNSSSGLAAPEEEEGDHHLKVEGLNGNKTAVNENVADAELVDSYEEQKTEAEEQDTDSEEPKATEAESTKQADLQIEDSQSSQPPTQQVATEEIENRSMPCDSCQVHLNVELEMRDETQVTDTGKAGLQKEKSEVETACMGIANNKDLDSTSCHPVVGGEVAEIDDTIHSDLNFEVPMHVTGKDQELKLEESLDKKVEQESGAVEVSVSTNTVSLTIDGRQFSGSNSSSGLEAPEEEEGDHHLKVEGLNGNKTAVNENVADAELVDSYEEQKTEAEEQDTDSEEPKATEAESTKQADLQIEDSQSSQPPTQRVVATEEIQNRIMPCDSCQVNSNVELEIRDDNQVTDTGKAGLQKEKAEVETACMDFANNKDLDSTSCHPVVGGEVAEIDDTIHSDPNFEVPMHVTGKDQELKLEESLDKKVEQESGAVEVSACTNTVSLTIDGRQFSGSNSSSGLEAPEEEADHHLKVEALNGNKTAVNKNVADAELVDSYEEQKPEAEEQDIDSEEPKTTEGKSTKQADLQIEGMDSDAFNENFCFSVEELQSTVETANGSTENQYDAFADSQSSQLPTQLVVATEEIQNRSMPCDSCQVHSNVVLEMRDDNQVTDTGKAGLQKEKVEAETVCMGIANNKDLDSTSCHPVVGGEVVEIDDTIHSDLNFEVSMHVTRKDQELKLEESLDKKVEQEPGAVEVSVSTNTVSLTIDGRQFSGSNSSSGLEAPEEEEGDHHLKVEGLNGNKTAVNENGADAELVDSYEEQKTEAEEQDTDSQEPKTTEGKSTKQVALREITVKGNGATYQLPPDDVGDFGVSDLVWGKVRSHPWWPGQIFHPSDASEKAMKYHKKDCFLVAYFGDRTFAWNDASVLKPFRSHFSQVQKQSNSETFQNAVNCALEEVSRRVEFGLACPCIPEDIYNKIKHQMVENAGVRQESCIQHGMEKSSSANLFEPGKLVEYMKAVAQSPAGGVDRVQIVIARSQLLAFYRMKGYSELPEFQFCGGLLDDADTLQNEDKLTADMSPLDMSPFHKDDVKISSGQQIVQTQKRSYRKRKHNLKDNLYPKKKERSMPELVVESWDSIDDEFGPDGKANNKLVSPSSRKKRRGPDSLADESERRKTAKACSSVSLPKPSFKIGDCIRRVASQMTGSPSILKCNSQKIDESSDGLVADGSDVLVQESEDAEMNNTTVSTEYSSLDELLLQLYLAARDPFKGYGFLTVIVSFFSDFRNAAIMEEREKVSGKKRQLTGGAPETFEFEDMNDTYWTDRVIQNGSEEQPPRKSRKRDNQLASGDPDKPLNKSNYRKRNSDVNHSLSAEKPVSHADENAPAELVMHFPVVDSVPSEASLVKMFKRFGPLKETETEIDKDTNRARVVFKKCSDAEAAYSSATKFNIFGSMLVNYQLNNTITVPFKTEPLVTFQGEEDATVFLQF
- the LOC136225848 gene encoding uncharacterized protein isoform X4, which codes for MEKDSSDVVKGGILSNLEKDSDSANRDPIDNMISKSLDGAVDGTVASTDDEDITNIEDSQSSQLPTQRVVATEEIQNRSMPCDSCQVHSNVELEMSDDNQVTDTGKADLQKEKAEVETACMGIANNKDLDSTSCHPVVGGEVAEIIDANHSDPNFEVPMHVTGKDQELKLEESLDKKVEQESGAVEVSASTNTGSLTRDGRQFSGSNSSSGLEAAEEEEGEHHLKVEGLNGSKTAVNENVADAELVDSYEEQKAEAEEQDTNSEEPKTAEVEEMQSTVETANGSTENLYDAFADSQSSQPPTQRVVATEEIENRSMPCDSCQVHSNVELEIRDDNQVTDTGKAGLQKEKAEVETACMDFANNKDLDSTSCHPVVGGEVAEIIDANHSDPNFEVPMHVTGKDQELKLEESLDKKVEQESGAVEVSASTNTGSLTRDGRQFSGSNSSSGLEAAEEEEGEHHLKVEGLNGSKTAVNENVADAELVDSYEEQKAEAEEQDTNSEEPKTAEVEEMQSAVETANGSTENLYDAFADSQSSQPPTQRVVATEEIENRSMPCDSLQVHSNVELEIRDDNQVTDTGKAGLQKEKAEVETACMDFANNKDLDSTSCHPVVGGEVAEIDDTIHSDPNFEVPMHVTGKDQELKLEESLDKKVEQESGAVEVSASTNTGSLTRDARQFSGSNSSSGLEAAEEEEGEHHLKVEGLNGSKTAVNENVADAELVDSYEEQKAEAEEQDTNSEEPKTAEGESTKQADLQIEDSQSSQPPTQRVVATEEIQNRSMPCDSCQVHSNVELEIRDDNQVTDTGKAGLQKEKSEVETACMDFANNKDLDSTSCHPVVGGEVAEIIDAIHSDPNFEVPMHVTGKDQELKLEESLDKKVEQESGAVEVSASTDTVSLTTDGRQFSGSNSSSGLAAPEEEEGDHHLKVEGLNGNKTAVNENVADAELVDSYEEQKTEAEEQDTDSEEPKATEAESTKQADLQIEDSQSSQPPTQQVATEEIENRSMPCDSCQVHLNVELEMRDETQVTDTGKAGLQKEKSEVETACMGIANNKDLDSTSCHPVVGGEVAEIDDTIHSDLNFEVPMHVTGKDQELKLEESLDKKVEQESGAVEVSVSTNTVSLTIDGRQFSGSNSSSGLEAPEEEEGDHHLKVEGLNGNKTAVNENVADAELVDSYEEQKTEAEEQDTDSEEPKATEAESTKQADLQIEDSQSSQPPTQRVVATEEIQNRIMPCDSCQVNSNVELEIRDDNQVTDTGKAGLQKEKAEVETACMDFANNKDLDSTSCHPVVGGEVAEIDDTIHSDPNFEVPMHVTGKDQELKLEESLDKKVEQESGAVEVSACTNTVSLTIDGRQFSGSNSSSGLEAPEEEADHHLKVEALNGNKTAVNKNVADAELVDSYEEQKPEAEEQDIDSEEPKTTEGKSTKQADLQIEGMDSDAFNENFCFSVEELQSTVETANGSTENQYDAFADSQSSQLPTQLVVATEEIQNRSMPCDSCQVHSNVVLEMRDDNQVTDTGKAGLQKEKVEAETVCMGIANNKDLDSTSCHPVVGGEVVEIDDTIHSDLNFEVSMHVTRKDQELKLEESLDKKVEQEPGAVEVSVSTNTVSLTIDGRQFSGSNSSSGLEAPEEEEGDHHLKVEGLNGNKTAVNENGADAELVDSYEEQKTEAEEQDTDSQEPKTTEGKSTKQVALREITVKGNGATYQLPPDDVGDFGVSDLVWGKVRSHPWWPGQIFHPSDASEKAMKYHKKDCFLVAYFGDRTFAWNDASVLKPFRSHFSQVQKQSNSETFQNAVNCALEEVSRRVEFGLACPCIPEDIYNKIKHQMVENAGVRQESCIQHGMEKSSSANLFEPGKLVEYMKAVAQSPAGGVDRVQIVIARSQLLAFYRMKGYSELPEFQFCGGLLDDADTLQNEDKLTADMSPLDMSPFHKDDVKISSGQQIVQTQKRSYRKRKHNLKDNLYPKKKERSMPELVVESWDSIDDEFGPDGKANNKLVSPSSRKKRRGPDSLADESERRKTAKACSSVSLPKPSFKIGDCIRRVASQMTGSPSILKCNSQKIDESSDGLVADGSDVLVQESEDAEMNNTTVSTEYSSLDELLLQLYLAARDPFKGYGFLTVIVSFFSDFRNAAIMEEREKVSGKKRQLTGGAPETFEFEDMNDTYWTDRVIQNGSEEQPPRKSRKRDNQLASGDPDKPLNKSNYRKRNSDVNHSLSAEKPVSHADENAPAELVMHFPVVDSVPSEASLVKMFKRFGPLKETETEIDKDTNRARVVFKKCSDAEAAYSSATKFNIFGSMLVNYQLNNTITVPFKTEPLVTFQGEEDATVFLQF
- the LOC136225848 gene encoding uncharacterized protein isoform X2, which translates into the protein MEKDSSDVVKGGILSNLEKDSDSANRDPIDNMISKSLDGAVDGTVASTDDEDITNIEDSQSSQLPTQRVVATEEIQNRSMPCDSCQVHSNVELEMSDDNQVTDTGKADLQKEKAEVETACMGIANNKDLDSTSCHPVVGGEVAEIIDANHSDPNFEVPMHVTGKDQELKLEESLDKKVEQESGAVEVSASTNTGSLTRDGRQFSGSNSSSGLEAAEEEEGEHHLKVEGLNGSKTAVNENVADAELVDSYEEQKAEAEEQDTNSEEPKTAEGESTKQADLQIEDSQSSQPPTQRVVATEEIENRSMPCDSCQVHSNVELEIRDDNQVTDTGKAGLQKEKAEVETACMDFANNKDLDSTSCHPVVGGEVAEIIDANHSDPNFEVPMHVTGKDQELKLEESLDKKVEQESGAVEVSASTNTGSLTRDGRQFSGSNSSSGLEAAEEEEGEHHLKVEGLNGSKTAVNENVADAELVDSYEEQKAEAEEQDTNSEEPKTAEVEEMQSAVETANGSTENLYDAFADSQSSQPPTQRVVATEEIENRSMPCDSLQVHSNVELEIRDDNQVTDTGKAGLQKEKAEVETACMDFANNKDLDSTSCHPVVGGEVAEIDDTIHSDPNFEVPMHVTGKDQELKLEESLDKKVEQESGAVEVSASTNTGSLTRDARQFSGSNSSSGLEAAEEEEGEHHLKVEGLNGSKTAVNENVADAELVDSYEEQKAEAEEQDTNSEEPKTAEVEEMQSTVETANGSTENLFDAFADSQSSQPPTQRVVATEEIQNRSMPCDSCQVHSNVELEIRDDNQVTDTGKAGLQKEKSEVETACMDFANNKDLDSTSCHPVVGGEVAEIIDAIHSDPNFEVPMHVTGKDQELKLEESLDKKVEQESGAVEVSASTDTVSLTTDGRQFSGSNSSSGLAAPEEEEGDHHLKVEGLNGNKTAVNENVADAELVDSYEEQKTEAEEQDTDSEEPKATEAESTKQADLQIEDSQSSQPPTQQVATEEIENRSMPCDSCQVHLNVELEMRDETQVTDTGKAGLQKEKSEVETACMGIANNKDLDSTSCHPVVGGEVAEIDDTIHSDLNFEVPMHVTGKDQELKLEESLDKKVEQESGAVEVSVSTNTVSLTIDGRQFSGSNSSSGLEAPEEEEGDHHLKVEGLNGNKTAVNENVADAELVDSYEEQKTEAEEQDTDSEEPKATEAESTKQADLQIEDSQSSQPPTQRVVATEEIQNRIMPCDSCQVNSNVELEIRDDNQVTDTGKAGLQKEKAEVETACMDFANNKDLDSTSCHPVVGGEVAEIDDTIHSDPNFEVPMHVTGKDQELKLEESLDKKVEQESGAVEVSACTNTVSLTIDGRQFSGSNSSSGLEAPEEEADHHLKVEALNGNKTAVNKNVADAELVDSYEEQKPEAEEQDIDSEEPKTTEGKSTKQADLQIEGMDSDAFNENFCFSVEELQSTVETANGSTENQYDAFADSQSSQLPTQLVVATEEIQNRSMPCDSCQVHSNVVLEMRDDNQVTDTGKAGLQKEKVEAETVCMGIANNKDLDSTSCHPVVGGEVVEIDDTIHSDLNFEVSMHVTRKDQELKLEESLDKKVEQEPGAVEVSVSTNTVSLTIDGRQFSGSNSSSGLEAPEEEEGDHHLKVEGLNGNKTAVNENGADAELVDSYEEQKTEAEEQDTDSQEPKTTEGKSTKQVALREITVKGNGATYQLPPDDVGDFGVSDLVWGKVRSHPWWPGQIFHPSDASEKAMKYHKKDCFLVAYFGDRTFAWNDASVLKPFRSHFSQVQKQSNSETFQNAVNCALEEVSRRVEFGLACPCIPEDIYNKIKHQMVENAGVRQESCIQHGMEKSSSANLFEPGKLVEYMKAVAQSPAGGVDRVQIVIARSQLLAFYRMKGYSELPEFQFCGGLLDDADTLQNEDKLTADMSPLDMSPFHKDDVKISSGQQIVQTQKRSYRKRKHNLKDNLYPKKKERSMPELVVESWDSIDDEFGPDGKANNKLVSPSSRKKRRGPDSLADESERRKTAKACSSVSLPKPSFKIGDCIRRVASQMTGSPSILKCNSQKIDESSDGLVADGSDVLVQESEDAEMNNTTVSTEYSSLDELLLQLYLAARDPFKGYGFLTVIVSFFSDFRNAAIMEEREKVSGKKRQLTGGAPETFEFEDMNDTYWTDRVIQNGSEEQPPRKSRKRDNQLASGDPDKPLNKSNYRKRNSDVNHSLSAEKPVSHADENAPAELVMHFPVVDSVPSEASLVKMFKRFGPLKETETEIDKDTNRARVVFKKCSDAEAAYSSATKFNIFGSMLVNYQLNNTITVPFKTEPLVTFQGEEDATVFLQF
- the LOC136225848 gene encoding uncharacterized protein isoform X3, which codes for MEKDSSDVVKGGILSNLEKDSDSANRDPIDNMISKSLDGAVDGTVASTDDEDITNIEDSQSSQLPTQRVVATEEIQNRSMPCDSCQVHSNVELEMSDDNQVTDTGKADLQKEKAEVETACMGIANNKDLDSTSCHPVVGGEVAEIIDANHSDPNFEVPMHVTGKDQELKLEESLDKKVEQESGAVEVSASTNTGSLTRDGRQFSGSNSSSGLEAAEEEEGEHHLKVEGLNGSKTAVNENVADAELVDSYEEQKAEAEEQDTNSEEPKTAEVEEMQSTVETANGSTENLYDAFADSQSSQPPTQRVVATEEIENRSMPCDSCQVHSNVELEIRDDNQVTDTGKAGLQKEKAEVETACMDFANNKDLDSTSCHPVVGGEVAEIIDANHSDPNFEVPMHVTGKDQELKLEESLDKKVEQESGAVEVSASTNTGSLTRDGRQFSGSNSSSGLEAAEEEEGEHHLKVEGLNGSKTAVNENVADAELVDSYEEQKAEAEEQDTNSEEPKTAEGESTKQADLQIEDSQSSQPPTQRVVATEEIENRSMPCDSLQVHSNVELEIRDDNQVTDTGKAGLQKEKAEVETACMDFANNKDLDSTSCHPVVGGEVAEIDDTIHSDPNFEVPMHVTGKDQELKLEESLDKKVEQESGAVEVSASTNTGSLTRDARQFSGSNSSSGLEAAEEEEGEHHLKVEGLNGSKTAVNENVADAELVDSYEEQKAEAEEQDTNSEEPKTAEVEEMQSTVETANGSTENLFDAFADSQSSQPPTQRVVATEEIQNRSMPCDSCQVHSNVELEIRDDNQVTDTGKAGLQKEKSEVETACMDFANNKDLDSTSCHPVVGGEVAEIIDAIHSDPNFEVPMHVTGKDQELKLEESLDKKVEQESGAVEVSASTDTVSLTTDGRQFSGSNSSSGLAAPEEEEGDHHLKVEGLNGNKTAVNENVADAELVDSYEEQKTEAEEQDTDSEEPKATEAESTKQADLQIEDSQSSQPPTQQVATEEIENRSMPCDSCQVHLNVELEMRDETQVTDTGKAGLQKEKSEVETACMGIANNKDLDSTSCHPVVGGEVAEIDDTIHSDLNFEVPMHVTGKDQELKLEESLDKKVEQESGAVEVSVSTNTVSLTIDGRQFSGSNSSSGLEAPEEEEGDHHLKVEGLNGNKTAVNENVADAELVDSYEEQKTEAEEQDTDSEEPKATEAESTKQADLQIEDSQSSQPPTQRVVATEEIQNRIMPCDSCQVNSNVELEIRDDNQVTDTGKAGLQKEKAEVETACMDFANNKDLDSTSCHPVVGGEVAEIDDTIHSDPNFEVPMHVTGKDQELKLEESLDKKVEQESGAVEVSACTNTVSLTIDGRQFSGSNSSSGLEAPEEEADHHLKVEALNGNKTAVNKNVADAELVDSYEEQKPEAEEQDIDSEEPKTTEGKSTKQADLQIEGMDSDAFNENFCFSVEELQSTVETANGSTENQYDAFADSQSSQLPTQLVVATEEIQNRSMPCDSCQVHSNVVLEMRDDNQVTDTGKAGLQKEKVEAETVCMGIANNKDLDSTSCHPVVGGEVVEIDDTIHSDLNFEVSMHVTRKDQELKLEESLDKKVEQEPGAVEVSVSTNTVSLTIDGRQFSGSNSSSGLEAPEEEEGDHHLKVEGLNGNKTAVNENGADAELVDSYEEQKTEAEEQDTDSQEPKTTEGKSTKQVALREITVKGNGATYQLPPDDVGDFGVSDLVWGKVRSHPWWPGQIFHPSDASEKAMKYHKKDCFLVAYFGDRTFAWNDASVLKPFRSHFSQVQKQSNSETFQNAVNCALEEVSRRVEFGLACPCIPEDIYNKIKHQMVENAGVRQESCIQHGMEKSSSANLFEPGKLVEYMKAVAQSPAGGVDRVQIVIARSQLLAFYRMKGYSELPEFQFCGGLLDDADTLQNEDKLTADMSPLDMSPFHKDDVKISSGQQIVQTQKRSYRKRKHNLKDNLYPKKKERSMPELVVESWDSIDDEFGPDGKANNKLVSPSSRKKRRGPDSLADESERRKTAKACSSVSLPKPSFKIGDCIRRVASQMTGSPSILKCNSQKIDESSDGLVADGSDVLVQESEDAEMNNTTVSTEYSSLDELLLQLYLAARDPFKGYGFLTVIVSFFSDFRNAAIMEEREKVSGKKRQLTGGAPETFEFEDMNDTYWTDRVIQNGSEEQPPRKSRKRDNQLASGDPDKPLNKSNYRKRNSDVNHSLSAEKPVSHADENAPAELVMHFPVVDSVPSEASLVKMFKRFGPLKETETEIDKDTNRARVVFKKCSDAEAAYSSATKFNIFGSMLVNYQLNNTITVPFKTEPLVTFQGEEDATVFLQF